In a single window of the Pseudomonas sp. B21-015 genome:
- the gluQRS gene encoding tRNA glutamyl-Q(34) synthetase GluQRS — translation MTATTSPLYIGRFAPTPSGHLHFGSLVAALASYLDARAVGGRWLVRMEDLDPPREEPGAQAAILKALECYGFEWDGDMVRQSDRHAAYDEVINRLFNQGLAYACTCSRKQLEPYHGIYPGFCRNAGHGTENAAIRLRVPELEYHFIDRVQGEFRQHLGREVGDFVIRRRDGFYAYQLAVVLDDAWQGITDIVRGADLLDSTPRQLYLQELLGLPQPRYLHIPLITQPDGHKLGKSYRSPPLAEDQATPLLLRALRALGHKPVIELNDATPREVLNWGIAHWDASLIPRTLTLPEAQLQ, via the coding sequence ATGACTGCCACGACTTCCCCTCTCTATATCGGGCGCTTCGCCCCCACCCCCAGTGGGCATCTGCATTTCGGTTCGCTGGTCGCAGCACTGGCCTCCTACCTTGACGCCCGTGCGGTCGGTGGCCGTTGGTTGGTGCGCATGGAAGATCTCGATCCGCCGCGCGAAGAACCCGGTGCTCAGGCGGCGATTCTCAAGGCACTGGAATGCTACGGTTTCGAGTGGGATGGCGACATGGTCCGACAGAGTGACCGGCACGCTGCCTACGACGAAGTCATCAATCGCCTGTTCAATCAGGGCCTGGCCTACGCTTGCACCTGCTCGCGCAAGCAACTGGAGCCGTACCACGGCATCTATCCCGGATTCTGCCGCAACGCGGGGCACGGCACCGAGAACGCGGCGATTCGCCTGCGCGTACCGGAGCTGGAATACCACTTCATCGACCGGGTGCAGGGCGAGTTCCGTCAACACCTGGGGCGTGAGGTTGGCGATTTCGTGATCCGCCGCCGCGACGGGTTCTATGCCTATCAATTGGCGGTGGTACTGGACGACGCCTGGCAAGGCATCACCGATATCGTGCGCGGCGCCGATTTACTGGATTCCACGCCACGCCAACTCTATCTGCAAGAACTGCTTGGCCTGCCGCAACCGCGCTACCTGCACATCCCGCTGATTACCCAGCCGGACGGCCACAAACTCGGCAAATCCTATCGCTCGCCACCGCTGGCCGAAGATCAGGCCACGCCGCTGTTACTGCGTGCATTGCGGGCACTGGGGCACAAGCCTGTGATCGAACTGAATGACGCCACACCACGGGAAGTGCTGAACTGGGGCA
- the dksA gene encoding RNA polymerase-binding protein DksA, whose product MPTQAKQQQNQSISGFEPYKEVKGEEYMGKPMRAHFTKILNKWKQDLMQEVDRTVDHMKDEAANFPDPADRASQEEEFSLELRARDRERKLIKKIDKTLQLIEDEEYGWCESCGVEIGVKRLEARPTADMCVDCKTLAEIKEKQVGK is encoded by the coding sequence ATGCCCACCCAAGCAAAGCAACAGCAGAACCAGTCGATCAGCGGCTTCGAACCCTACAAAGAAGTAAAGGGCGAAGAGTACATGGGCAAGCCCATGCGCGCGCACTTCACCAAGATCCTGAACAAGTGGAAACAGGACTTGATGCAGGAAGTCGACCGTACTGTTGATCACATGAAAGACGAAGCGGCCAACTTTCCTGACCCGGCAGACCGTGCCAGCCAGGAAGAGGAATTCAGCCTCGAATTGCGCGCCCGCGACCGCGAGCGCAAGCTGATCAAGAAAATCGACAAAACCCTGCAATTGATCGAAGACGAAGAATACGGCTGGTGCGAATCGTGCGGCGTCGAAATCGGCGTCAAGCGACTGGAAGCCCGCCCTACCGCCGACATGTGCGTTGACTGCAAGACCCTGGCGGAAATCAAGGAAAAGCAAGTCGGCAAGTGA
- a CDS encoding pyridoxal phosphate-dependent aminotransferase, protein MAPSYSARSRAIEPFHVMALLARANELQAAGHDVIHLEIGEPDFTTAEPIIQAGQAALAAGKTRYTAARGTPELREAISGFYQQRYGLNIDPRRILITPGGSGALLLATALLVDPGKHWLLADPGYPCNRHFLRLVEGAAQLVPVGPDVRYQLTPDLVARHWDHDSVGALVASPANPTGTILTRDELAGLSAAIKARHGHLVVDEIYHGLTYGTDATSVLEVDDSAFVLNSFSKYFGMTGWRLGWLVAPEAAVGELEKLAQNLYISAPSMAQHAALACFEPATIRIFEERRAEFGRRRDFLLPALRELGFGIAVEPEGAFYLYADISKFGGDAFAFCQHFLETEHVAITPGLDFGRHQAGHHVRFAYTQSLPRLQEAVERIARGLKSWQG, encoded by the coding sequence ATGGCTCCGTCCTACAGTGCGCGCAGTCGCGCTATCGAACCGTTCCACGTCATGGCCCTGCTGGCGCGGGCCAACGAGCTGCAAGCGGCCGGCCACGACGTGATTCACCTGGAAATCGGCGAGCCGGACTTCACCACCGCCGAGCCGATCATCCAGGCCGGCCAGGCTGCGCTGGCGGCGGGGAAGACTCGTTACACCGCTGCCCGCGGCACTCCCGAGCTGCGTGAGGCCATTTCGGGCTTTTATCAGCAGCGTTACGGGCTGAACATCGATCCGCGACGCATCCTCATCACGCCCGGCGGTTCAGGCGCCTTGTTGTTGGCCACGGCCTTGCTGGTGGACCCAGGCAAACACTGGTTGCTGGCAGATCCGGGTTACCCGTGCAACCGGCACTTCCTGCGGCTGGTGGAAGGTGCTGCGCAACTGGTGCCGGTCGGCCCGGACGTGCGTTATCAGCTGACCCCGGACCTGGTCGCGCGTCACTGGGATCATGACAGCGTCGGTGCTCTGGTGGCATCGCCGGCCAACCCGACCGGGACCATCCTGACCCGCGACGAATTGGCCGGGCTGTCTGCGGCGATCAAGGCTCGCCACGGTCATTTGGTGGTCGACGAGATCTACCATGGCCTGACTTACGGCACGGATGCGACCAGCGTGCTGGAAGTCGATGACAGCGCCTTTGTCCTCAATAGTTTCTCCAAGTATTTCGGCATGACTGGCTGGCGCCTCGGTTGGTTGGTCGCGCCTGAAGCGGCGGTCGGTGAGCTGGAGAAACTCGCCCAGAACCTCTACATCAGCGCGCCAAGCATGGCCCAGCACGCCGCACTGGCCTGCTTCGAACCCGCCACCATCCGCATTTTCGAGGAGCGCCGAGCCGAGTTTGGTCGACGTCGTGATTTCCTGCTGCCCGCCTTGCGGGAGTTGGGCTTCGGTATCGCCGTGGAGCCCGAAGGCGCGTTCTATTTGTACGCCGATATCAGCAAATTCGGCGGTGATGCCTTCGCGTTCTGCCAGCACTTTCTCGAAACCGAGCACGTTGCTATCACGCCGGGCCTGGACTTCGGCCGCCATCAGGCCGGGCATCACGTACGCTTTGCCTACACCCAAAGTCTTCCGCGCTTGCAAGAAGCGGTCGAGCGGATCGCCCGCGGTTTGAAGAGCTGGCAAGGCTGA
- the sfsA gene encoding DNA/RNA nuclease SfsA has product MRFHPPLEEGRLIRRYKRFLADIETVSGELLTIHCPNTGSMLNCQVEGGQVWFSRSSDPKRKLPGTWEIGETPQGRLFCVNTGRANGLIEEALRANIITELNGFTELKREVAYGQESSRIDFRLDYPSGPAYVEVKSVTLGFDGSAVAAFPDAVTQRGAKHLRELAHLARDGIRAVQLYCVNLTGVDSVRPAEEIDSAYAAALREAVACGVEVLAYGVRLTHEEMVVDRRLDVLLNG; this is encoded by the coding sequence ATGCGCTTTCATCCTCCCCTAGAAGAAGGTCGCTTGATTCGTCGCTACAAACGTTTTCTTGCCGATATCGAAACCGTTAGCGGCGAGTTGCTGACCATTCACTGCCCGAACACCGGTTCGATGCTTAATTGCCAGGTCGAAGGCGGGCAAGTCTGGTTTAGCCGCTCCAGCGACCCCAAACGCAAGTTGCCCGGCACCTGGGAAATCGGCGAAACCCCACAGGGGCGGCTGTTCTGCGTGAACACCGGGCGTGCCAACGGTTTGATCGAGGAGGCGTTGCGCGCCAATATCATCACCGAGTTGAACGGTTTTACCGAACTGAAGCGCGAAGTGGCCTATGGTCAGGAAAGCAGCCGCATTGATTTCCGTCTCGATTATCCGAGCGGGCCAGCCTATGTCGAAGTCAAAAGCGTCACCCTGGGCTTCGATGGCTCGGCGGTGGCGGCGTTTCCTGACGCGGTGACCCAGCGCGGAGCCAAGCATTTGCGTGAACTGGCCCATTTGGCCCGGGACGGGATTCGCGCTGTGCAGTTGTATTGTGTGAATCTGACCGGCGTTGACTCCGTGCGTCCAGCAGAGGAAATCGATTCGGCCTACGCGGCGGCGTTACGCGAAGCGGTCGCGTGCGGAGTCGAAGTGTTGGCGTATGGCGTGCGCTTGACCCACGAAGAGATGGTGGTCGATCGGCGGCTGGATGTGTTGTTGAACGGTTAG
- a CDS encoding Rieske (2Fe-2S) protein, with protein sequence MKLLCTGAELADASSRGFDVDGQKLLAVRRGGRVYVYENRCPHRGVGLEWKPDQFLDPSNSLIQCATHGALFLIEDGECVAGPCAGQSLTTIPCCEDEQGIWVTL encoded by the coding sequence ATGAAACTTCTTTGCACAGGCGCCGAATTGGCTGACGCCAGCAGTCGCGGTTTCGACGTCGACGGTCAGAAGCTTCTGGCCGTGCGCCGAGGCGGTCGAGTGTATGTGTATGAAAATCGTTGCCCGCACCGTGGCGTCGGACTGGAATGGAAACCCGACCAGTTTCTCGACCCCAGCAACAGCCTGATCCAGTGCGCCACCCACGGCGCACTGTTTCTGATCGAGGACGGCGAATGCGTCGCCGGGCCGTGCGCCGGACAATCCCTGACCACCATCCCCTGCTGCGAAGATGAGCAAGGAATCTGGGTCACGCTCTAA
- a CDS encoding iron ABC transporter permease, with product MLAIWLSLALGPVSLPLFDTLRAALRLIGLPIAPDGLEQAELILGQIRLPRTLLGLAVGGVLALSGVAMQGLFRNPLADPGLVGVSSGAALGAAIAIVGGSVFGGLPVSFGPYLLSVCAFLGGLGVTALVYRLGRHNGQTNVATMLLAGIALTALAGSAVGLFTYLADDATLRTLTFWNLGSLNGASYSRLWPLLLVSTGVALWLPRRAKALNALLLGESEAGHLGIDVEGLKRELVFCTALGVGAAVAAAGMIGFVGLVVPHLVRLLAGPDHRVLLPASVLAGASLLLFADLVARLALAPAELPIGIVTAFIGAPFFLYLLLRGRA from the coding sequence TTGCTGGCGATCTGGCTGTCGCTGGCGCTGGGGCCGGTGAGTTTGCCGTTGTTCGACACGTTGCGGGCGGCGCTGCGGCTGATCGGTTTGCCCATTGCGCCCGACGGGTTGGAGCAGGCTGAGCTGATCCTTGGGCAGATTCGCCTGCCGCGTACCTTGCTGGGATTGGCGGTGGGCGGTGTGCTGGCACTGTCCGGCGTAGCGATGCAGGGTTTATTTCGCAACCCGCTGGCCGACCCGGGATTGGTGGGAGTGTCCAGCGGTGCGGCGTTGGGCGCGGCCATCGCGATTGTCGGCGGCTCGGTGTTCGGCGGTCTGCCTGTATCCTTCGGACCTTATCTGCTGTCGGTGTGCGCGTTTCTCGGCGGGTTGGGGGTGACGGCGCTGGTCTATCGGCTGGGGCGGCACAATGGTCAGACCAACGTTGCGACCATGTTGCTGGCCGGTATTGCGTTAACTGCCTTGGCTGGCTCGGCGGTCGGGTTGTTCACCTATCTGGCAGATGACGCGACTCTGCGCACCCTGACATTCTGGAACCTGGGCAGCCTTAACGGTGCCAGTTATTCGCGACTCTGGCCGTTGCTATTGGTGAGCACCGGTGTGGCGCTGTGGTTGCCGCGCCGGGCCAAGGCCTTGAATGCATTGTTGCTGGGAGAGTCGGAGGCCGGTCACCTGGGTATCGACGTCGAAGGCCTCAAGCGCGAACTGGTGTTCTGTACGGCGCTGGGCGTTGGTGCGGCGGTAGCGGCAGCCGGGATGATCGGGTTTGTCGGGCTGGTGGTACCGCATCTGGTACGGCTGCTGGCCGGCCCCGATCATCGGGTGCTGTTGCCTGCATCGGTATTGGCGGGGGCCAGTCTCTTATTGTTTGCCGACCTGGTGGCGCGGCTGGCCCTGGCGCCGGCCGAGCTGCCGATCGGGATCGTTACGGCCTTCATCGGTGCGCCGTTCTTTCTGTATTTACTGCTCAGAGGGCGTGCCTGA
- a CDS encoding heme ABC transporter ATP-binding protein, with protein sequence MLRAQNLQIRRGRKIVLTDITLVLEPGEVLGVLGPNGAGKSTLLGALSGELHADQGSVWLDERELRHWPGAQRAQRLAVLPQVSTLDFAFRVEEVVGMGRLPYQSGRVRDDEIVAAALHAADAEHLSGRSYLALSGGERQRVHLARVLAQLWPGEAGQTLLLDEPTSMLDPLHQHTTLQAVREFADRGAAVLVILHDLNLAARYCDRLLLLEGGRPVALDTPEQVLRPEPLKAVFGLEVLVQPHPERGHPLIIAR encoded by the coding sequence ATGTTGCGAGCGCAGAATCTGCAAATCCGGCGCGGTCGAAAGATTGTCCTCACGGATATCACCCTTGTGCTTGAACCGGGTGAAGTCCTTGGCGTGCTGGGCCCCAACGGTGCCGGTAAAAGCACGTTGCTCGGCGCCCTAAGCGGCGAATTGCATGCGGACCAAGGCAGTGTCTGGCTCGATGAGCGTGAGTTGCGTCATTGGCCTGGTGCGCAACGAGCCCAGCGTCTGGCGGTGTTACCGCAGGTGTCGACCCTGGACTTTGCCTTCCGTGTCGAAGAGGTCGTCGGTATGGGGCGTCTGCCTTATCAAAGCGGTCGGGTCCGGGATGACGAGATCGTCGCCGCCGCGCTGCATGCAGCCGATGCGGAGCACTTGAGCGGTCGCAGTTATCTGGCGTTGTCCGGCGGCGAGCGTCAGCGGGTGCATCTGGCACGAGTGCTGGCGCAACTCTGGCCGGGCGAGGCGGGGCAAACGCTGTTGCTCGATGAACCGACGTCGATGCTCGACCCGCTGCATCAACACACGACCCTGCAAGCGGTGCGCGAGTTCGCCGATCGCGGCGCGGCGGTGCTGGTGATTCTGCATGATCTGAACCTGGCGGCGCGTTATTGTGATCGCTTGTTACTGCTTGAAGGTGGGCGTCCCGTAGCGCTGGACACGCCGGAACAGGTATTGCGCCCAGAGCCGCTCAAGGCCGTGTTCGGGCTGGAAGTATTGGTGCAACCGCACCCGGAGCGTGGGCATCCGCTGATCATCGCCCGCTGA
- a CDS encoding ChaN family lipoprotein, giving the protein MKTRVMVFLAALLLSACQHVSVPPPVSGEIRDLHSGQILTAQELLARLAEPSRLIVGERHDNRDHHQLQLWLLQALGEWRPQGSLLLEMLTPDQQVRVNDVRHASPLPTDLSSALAWQPGWDWNLYGPIVRFALTQPYPLLAANLDMLEVRAFYANPPTLNGSRSNAPTVKDELLAQISDSHCGLLPESQMPAMLAVQQQRDRRIAERLLAAPVPSLLFAGAFHARKDVGVPIHVLDLGEPEAPTVLMLAERGAEVTPAMADYVWYTPATPAQDYCAQMRKQFGKPSGQ; this is encoded by the coding sequence ATGAAAACACGCGTGATGGTTTTTCTGGCTGCGCTGTTACTGAGTGCTTGCCAGCATGTATCGGTACCGCCGCCGGTCAGCGGCGAAATCCGGGATCTGCACAGCGGTCAGATCCTGACGGCGCAGGAACTGCTTGCACGGTTGGCTGAGCCTTCGCGGCTGATCGTCGGCGAGCGGCATGACAATCGTGATCACCATCAACTGCAATTGTGGTTATTGCAGGCACTGGGTGAGTGGCGACCGCAAGGCAGTCTGCTACTGGAAATGCTCACGCCGGATCAACAAGTGCGCGTCAATGACGTTCGGCATGCTTCACCGTTGCCGACTGACTTGTCCAGTGCATTGGCCTGGCAGCCGGGGTGGGACTGGAATCTGTACGGGCCGATCGTTCGTTTTGCCCTGACTCAGCCGTACCCATTGCTGGCGGCTAATCTGGACATGCTTGAAGTTCGTGCTTTCTATGCCAATCCGCCGACATTGAACGGTTCGCGCTCCAACGCCCCGACGGTCAAGGATGAGTTGTTGGCACAGATCAGCGATTCCCACTGCGGCTTGCTGCCTGAATCACAAATGCCCGCGATGCTGGCCGTTCAGCAGCAGCGTGATCGGCGGATAGCCGAGCGATTACTGGCGGCACCGGTGCCTTCACTGTTGTTTGCCGGCGCGTTCCACGCACGCAAGGATGTTGGGGTGCCGATCCATGTGCTGGATCTGGGTGAGCCCGAGGCGCCAACGGTATTGATGCTGGCGGAGCGGGGCGCGGAGGTCACGCCGGCCATGGCTGATTACGTCTGGTATACGCCCGCCACGCCTGCGCAGGATTACTGCGCGCAAATGCGTAAACAGTTTGGCAAGCCGTCGGGCCAATAA
- a CDS encoding TfoX/Sxy family protein, whose protein sequence is MNDELQHLKNLGKTSAQWLHAVGIHSASDLRRLGAVDAYRAVRTRGFRASKVLLYAIEGALMDVHWNDIPAERKEALNKQLDAISSRHKN, encoded by the coding sequence ATGAATGATGAACTGCAACACCTGAAAAATCTTGGCAAGACATCGGCGCAATGGCTACATGCCGTGGGCATCCACAGTGCCTCGGACTTGCGTCGGCTGGGAGCTGTGGATGCTTATCGGGCCGTGCGCACGCGCGGTTTTCGGGCGTCCAAGGTGTTGTTGTATGCGATCGAAGGCGCGTTGATGGATGTTCACTGGAACGACATTCCCGCCGAGCGCAAGGAAGCCTTGAACAAACAGCTGGATGCTATTTCGTCTCGCCACAAGAATTGA
- a CDS encoding pentapeptide repeat-containing protein encodes MSQPKLLDTPLYALLHKDDITGFNNERPKDGPIDMVGGDFRGLDLRELNADGIDFTDAYFRSADLRGIDFRNASLEGASLAHAQISGAYFPPELSADEILMSMNFGTRLRYRAH; translated from the coding sequence ATGAGCCAGCCGAAACTCCTCGACACCCCGCTTTATGCCTTGCTGCACAAAGACGACATCACAGGCTTTAACAACGAGCGCCCCAAGGATGGCCCCATCGACATGGTCGGTGGCGACTTCCGTGGTCTCGATCTGCGTGAGCTGAACGCCGATGGCATCGACTTCACCGATGCCTATTTCCGCTCCGCCGACTTGCGCGGCATCGACTTTCGCAACGCGTCCCTGGAGGGCGCGAGCCTGGCCCACGCACAGATCTCCGGCGCCTACTTCCCGCCAGAGCTGAGTGCCGATGAGATTCTGATGTCGATGAATTTCGGTACACGCCTGCGTTATCGCGCCCACTAA
- a CDS encoding bifunctional aminoglycoside phosphotransferase/ATP-binding protein has product MSQSLIAALQNPALYPHPVEGFQVIETHISWVLLTGPYAYKVKKPVNFGFLDFTSLEAREHFCGEELRLNQRLTHDLYLEVLPITGSAEAPQLGGDGPVVDYVLKMRQFPQSQLLSTLQANGELTTAHIDEMAAQIAQFHLSAPKVPAEHEAGTPDSVMAPVRQNFEQIRPFLSEKADLLQLDALQAWAESSFERLKPLFVQRKADGFIRECHGDIHLGNATVIDGKVVIFDCIEFNEPFRFTDVYADTGFLAMDLEDRGLKSLARRFISQYLELTGDYQGLELLNFYKAYRALVRAKVSLFSMPAEADPVQRATTLRQYRNYANLAESYSTIPSRFLAITHGVSAVGKSHVAMRLVEALGAIRLRSDVERKRMFGEQTVPNDPQAGIYNADASAATYNRLHEVADVILRAGFPVVVDATYLKRDQRDGAAKIAEATGAPFLILDCDAPQAVIESWLKQRQADNNDPSDANLAVIAAQQASREALTPAEILCSKRVQTNESGTLDTVVAQIRQRLPGL; this is encoded by the coding sequence GTGAGCCAATCCCTGATCGCTGCCCTGCAAAACCCGGCCCTCTACCCGCATCCCGTAGAAGGGTTCCAGGTCATCGAGACCCATATTTCCTGGGTGCTGCTCACCGGCCCCTACGCTTATAAAGTGAAGAAGCCGGTGAATTTCGGCTTCCTCGACTTCACCAGCCTTGAAGCTCGCGAGCACTTCTGCGGTGAAGAGCTGCGCCTGAACCAGCGCCTGACCCATGATTTGTATCTTGAAGTGCTGCCGATCACCGGCAGCGCCGAGGCACCACAACTGGGCGGCGATGGTCCGGTCGTCGATTACGTACTGAAAATGCGTCAATTCCCACAAAGCCAGTTGCTCAGCACCTTGCAAGCCAACGGTGAACTGACCACCGCGCACATCGACGAGATGGCCGCGCAGATCGCTCAATTCCACCTCAGCGCACCAAAAGTGCCTGCCGAACACGAAGCCGGCACGCCGGACAGCGTCATGGCGCCGGTACGGCAAAATTTCGAACAAATCCGCCCGTTCCTCAGTGAAAAGGCTGATCTGCTGCAACTCGATGCACTGCAAGCCTGGGCCGAAAGCAGCTTCGAGCGCCTCAAGCCGCTGTTCGTCCAGCGCAAGGCCGACGGTTTCATTCGTGAATGCCATGGCGACATTCACTTGGGCAACGCCACCGTGATCGACGGCAAAGTGGTGATCTTCGACTGCATCGAGTTCAACGAACCGTTCCGCTTTACCGACGTTTACGCCGACACCGGCTTCCTGGCCATGGACCTGGAAGACCGTGGCCTGAAAAGCCTGGCGCGCCGTTTCATCAGCCAATACCTGGAACTGACCGGCGACTATCAGGGCCTGGAACTGCTGAACTTCTACAAAGCCTACCGTGCACTGGTTCGCGCCAAGGTCAGCCTGTTCAGCATGCCGGCCGAGGCCGATCCGGTGCAGCGCGCCACCACCCTGCGCCAGTACCGCAACTACGCCAACCTGGCGGAGAGCTACAGCACCATTCCTTCGCGCTTCTTGGCGATTACCCACGGCGTTTCCGCCGTCGGCAAGAGTCACGTGGCCATGCGCCTGGTGGAAGCGTTGGGCGCCATTCGCCTGCGTTCGGATGTCGAACGCAAGCGTATGTTCGGCGAGCAAACCGTACCGAACGACCCTCAGGCCGGCATCTATAATGCCGACGCCAGCGCCGCCACCTACAACCGTCTGCATGAAGTTGCCGATGTCATTCTGCGTGCCGGTTTCCCGGTGGTGGTCGATGCCACCTACCTCAAGCGCGACCAACGTGATGGCGCGGCAAAAATCGCCGAGGCCACCGGCGCACCGTTCCTGATCCTCGATTGCGACGCACCGCAAGCGGTGATCGAGAGTTGGTTGAAACAACGTCAGGCGGACAACAACGATCCATCCGACGCCAACCTGGCCGTTATCGCCGCCCAGCAAGCCAGCCGCGAGGCCCTGACGCCGGCAGAAATCCTCTGCAGCAAACGCGTCCAGACCAATGAAAGTGGCACGCTCGACACCGTCGTTGCGCAGATTCGCCAACGTCTGCCGGGGCTGTAA